A window of the Brassica oleracea var. oleracea cultivar TO1000 chromosome C1, BOL, whole genome shotgun sequence genome harbors these coding sequences:
- the LOC106337700 gene encoding uncharacterized protein LOC106337700, producing MTCISSVSYSYLFDDSIHGNVKPSREIRQGDPLSPYIFIICGEVLSGLCRQAHSSGHMTGLRVATGSPRINHLLFADDTMFFLQTDVDSCAALSGILHKYETASRQMINTAKSSISFSSQTSQETRYRSAFVSGSNKPLQDSGGMRVKQAWCIVTKPVGPLARGFLGKYCKKAPFLSMKPTKYCSHGWRSIIAGRDLLILKLGFVIGSGDSIKVWKDHWLSTDTHMTPYRPAPEKYQDMVVADLLTRETKEWNIEVVENVLLVDVITLLKPSITGGLDGMAWLGSQTGIYTTRSGYFTAVEHEQNLITTIQPTDWKKLIWA from the exons ATGACGTGCATCTCTTCTGTCTCTTACTCCTACCTATTTGATGACTCGATTCACGGGAACGTGAAGCCTTCACGGGAGATTCGTCAAGGGGACCCTCTATCTCCGTATATCTTCATAATCTGTGGAGAAGTCCTCTCTGGTCTTTGTAGACAAGCACACTCAAGTGGACATATGACTGGACTGAGAGTTGCTACAGGCTCCCCTAGGATCAACCATCTCCTTTTCGCCGACGACACTATGTTTTTCCTGCAGACCGATGTTGATAGTTGCGCGGCTCTGAGCGGTATTCTCCATAAGTACGAAACCGCCTCCCGCCAGATGATTAATACGGCCAAATCATCCATCTCCTTTTCCTCGCAAACCTCACAGGAGACACG TTACCGGTCAGCCTTTGTAAGCGGATCCAATAAGCCCTTACAAGATTCTGGTGGGATGCGTGTGAAG CAAGCATGGTGTATTGTCACAAAGCCAGTTGGGCCGCTTGCTCGTGGTTTTTTGGGGAAATACTGCAAAAAGGCACCTTTCCTATCTATGAAACCAACCAAGTACTGCTCTCACGGTTGGAGAAGCATTATAGCCGGAAGAGACCTTCTTATCCTGAAGCTCGGATTTGTGATCGGGAGTGGAGATTCAATCAAAGTCTGGAAAGACCACTGGCTGAGCACTGATACCCACATGACTCCCTACAGACCAGCGCCAGAAAAGTATCAGGACATGGTAGTGGCTGACCTCTTAACCAGAGAGACTAAGGAATGGAACATCGAAGTAGTTGAGAATGTACTCCTTGTCGATGTCATTACTCTCTTGAAACCAAGCATTACTGGAGGTTTAGACGGGATGGCTTGGTTAGGATCACAGACTGGAATCTACACGACACGATCAGGGTATTTTACAGCAGTGGAACATGAACAGAATCTGATTACAACGATACAACCCACAGACTGGAAGAAACTCATCTGGGCATGA